The Acinetobacter sp. WCHA45 DNA window TTGTTCCCCTCACCATTTATGTAGGTCCGTATTTAGGGCGATTGATTGAAACTTCATTACTTGAAGTGAATGAGGGTATTATTGAATCAGCTCAAGCTATGGGTGCCTCACCTTGGCAGATCATTTTTAAATTTATTATCCCCGAAGCACGTAGCTCATTAATTTTGAACCTGACCACAGGGACGATTTCCTTAATTGGTGCAACTGCAATGGCTGGCGCAGTTGGTGCAGGAGGTATCGGTGATTTAGCTATTTCCTATGGTTATCAACGTTTTGATACCAGTGTTGTTATTTTAACCGTGATTGTACTGCTAATTTTAGTTCAACTGGTTCAATCATTTGGTGATTGGTTAGCAAAATTACGCTAATCACAGCAACAGACAAAGCTCTCATTTTGAGGGCTTTTTTTGTACCTTTCTATTTTAAGGAAAGTAAATTTCATTTGCAGCTTTGAATGTATTAACATGTAAAGGCACTAAATTATCCAGTTCTTGATACCCACCCGCCAATACAAACAGTAATGGAATTTTCATTTTTTTTGCCATTTCAAAAACTAAGCGATCTCGCTCATATAACAACTCAGTGGTAAACCATTTTGAACCATATTTATCTAGTTGGTGGCAGTCCATACCAGCTTGATAGATGATTAGCTCTGCTTCCCAATGTGAGGCATATTGAAACGCTTCAAAAATTGCTTCGCGATACAAATCAAAATTACCCTGTTTAGGATGAATATAGCGAGTCAAACTACGTTCACCAGCTTTACAACCAAAACGAATCCCAAAAATTCCGAAATTGACCAGATTGGTGAGTCTATTGGTAAATATTGCCGTTCCATCTCCGCCATGCTGATCACAGTCCATCACAAAGATACGTTTTTCAGAATTTTGTTTAGCAACCAGAGCCAAACCATTAAAGGTACAATATGCCGCACCAGACTCATAACTGGCATGATGAAAACCCTGTGCGATATTGGCCGCAATCCCCTCTTTAAAGGCAATATCAGCGCCAAGCAACTGCCCTGCCTGTACTGATAGGATTGCGTCCCTTAATTGCTCATTCCACGGTTTAAAGCCCTGTATGGTTGCAAATGCAGATTCTCCCGATAAAAAGGCTTCCACATATTCTGGGTTATGTAGTTTTTTTAATATCTCAGTATCAATTAAACCTGGATCAATTAAATCAACCATTTGATGAGTTCGCAGCACATCAGCGACGGCTGTCAGTTTTTCCATACTGTTGGTATGTGTTCTTGCAAAATAGCGTGGTGAATAACAAGCTTTTAGCATGGATGCCCTACATAAATTTGATCTTTTGCAATCTCAATCAATTGACTTAGTTCCGTGGTATCAGGTCTAAATAATCCATTATCAACCTGTTGTTTAAAATGATACCCAAACGCACGCGCACGGTTTTTTGGCGAAACAACCAGTGTCGTTAATCGTAAAAACCAAAAACCATTCATTTGAGCAATTGGAATCACATATCCTTTATATTGTTTATTAGGCTTCTTTTCCAGCGCATCGCTTTCATAACTTGCAGAGAAAAGACTTCCTGCTGGTAAGCGCACCCCATTCATCATCAATGGCACGAGACTGATACAAGAGTGATTATCCCCCATATTCAGTTTCTCCATCATAATGGGTAAACCGCTATCATCCACAAAAATATTAATTTCACCTTGTCGCAATAAACGATGATGTGCAATTCGCAAGAAAAATTTTTCTGCCATCGGACATGAGCCAACTTTGGGCTTTTCCTCTAGAGAATGACACTCAATCATTTCAATTTGATCAATTGTTTGTGGAAGAATAATATCTGCAAGTAATTGGCAAATTAAAATGCTTTTTTCAAGCTCTGCATATTGATGGATTTTTCTAAGCTTCGCTTGAAAATCAACTTCTTGTTGCAAATTCTGAGTAAATGTATCTTGTGAATTAGAACGTTCTAAATATTGTTGCACATCAATATTAATATCCAAATTACGCCAAGTTTCCAACACTAAACAATATGAAGAACTTTGATTTAAAATGTTTTTCAATCCTTTAACCTCGTAGTCTTCAAAAATACGAAAATCTTGGAATCCCAACATATCACGGGGTTGTGAGACAAACTCAGCAATCAAACGTGTTGCCTGAGTATAACCACAACCACGGCGTTCAGTTTGATGACTAAAGTGCTCATTCAGCATTTCTGTGAGTTTGGAAGACAAAGGATATAAATATTTTTTGAAGATAACGACAATCTCATGATCTACCAAATCAGTCATAATGCTCTCACTGTATTCTTATGATTTATTTTTCATTTCATCTTTAAATGTTTTACTTCGTTAAATATTGTTAAATCTAATTTTTAAACTATGTTAGCTTTAATTAAGTATTTTCACACCACCAAAGATGAATATAAACCATTAATTTATCAAAATTTTATATCATATTTATAGAAAAAGTATAACTTGTCAACCTGAAAAATACTTGATGATTGAAGCTGTCATAATATACCCTAAAAAGTCAGCATTCTGTATCAATTCTTACGCAAGCTTTTGCACTCTTATACATTTACACTTAAACTAACTGTGATTTGATTATTCAAATACTTTATTCATCAATAACCACATAAATCAGAGATTTAGGATTCGGCCATGCATTATAAAATTCATGCAATTGACGTAAAAAATGCCTTAAAAAACTATATTTGGTTATTAGAAGATACTCGTACGCAAGAAGTCGTAGCAGTTGACCCTACAGAAGCAGCACTTGTTACCGATTTTTGCGAACAACATCAACTTGAGTTGAAACAAATCTGGTTAACACATTGGCATCGAGATCATACTGATGGTGTACAAGGTCTATTGGCTGAGCAAAATTCACCCGTTTTTGGTCCACGTGATGAACTCAGTAAAATTTCGTTTATATCCAATCCACTGCAACATAATGACCATTTTCACTTTAATGATTTAAAAGTTGAAATTATTGCAACACCAGGGCATACACTAGGTCATATTGTTTATTTTATTGAAGAAATAGACACGCTTTTCTCTGGTGACACATTATTTGCAATGGGCTGTGGGCGCCTATTTGAGGGTTCTGCTGAACAAATGTACCACTCATTAAATCGCTTAGCTGCGTTGCCAATACAAACCAAAGTTTATTGTACACATGAATATACGCTTGCAAATGCAGAGTTTGCATTAACAATTGAACCTCAGAATGTTGCATTACAAGAACGCATAAAGGAAGTCAAAGCATTGAGAGATGCTGAACAAATTACTCTGCCAAGTACAATTGAATTAGAGCTTGAAACAAATCCGTTCTTGCGCACAGAAAGTGTCGAAGATTTCGCAAGGATCAGAGCGCTTAAAGATCAGTTCTAATTTTAAAGTTCTACTTTTTAAAGGCTAAACTTTAGTTTTTAAAAAGTAGAAAGTGAAATGATTTTTTACATTTATTTTGGATCAAAACCCAATGCGAGAAAAAACAATACAAGTAAATTAAATCAATTATTTAAATAATTTTATCAGATAAAATTTAAGTTTAATTTCAGTTTCAATCAATCTAATTTTACATTAGTTACATGAAGAAAAATAAATATATGCAATCCCCCTTTAAAAATTTTTAGGTCACCCTTATTAATAAATACAGGTTAAAAGGAGTTCTGGAATGAAAAACAGAGTTGTGAAAGCAAAAAATTTATTGGCTTTTCGTATTTGGTTAGAAAAATTAGGATATTCAGTAAAAAGTTTAGCCGACAATAAAGGTTTTACCTTTAGTTTTAAAAAAGAATACGGTTTGGTCACGTGTGACTTATCTGGAAATGCCTTAGCCATGCAGCTTGGCGAAGAATTTGAAGATCATTTAAAAGCTTAATGCGATTCTTTTGTGCATACATAAGGATTTCAAAGGGATTTGGAATCCTTGTTCGTTCATTCAAAAAATTTAATCACTTATCCCAATCTAATTCTTCATTTTATAATCATCTCAAACAAAATAACATTGGAACTAAAGTCATTTCCAAGTATTATAATGCCCAGTCGAGGGATGCTGCAACGATTGATTAGCACTAAAAATCAATTTGCCAGGCTCGACGATCGGTTAGACGCTCGTGCTAACCAACAACGGCATCCGCGAACAGAATGATCCATACTATTTTTCTAGGAGATCCTGATGAACGCGGTTACTGCTTCATTTACAGATTATAAAGTCGCTGATATTTCTCTTGCTGACTACGGCCGTAAAGAAATCAAACTTGCTGAAGCAGAAATGCCAGCTTTAATTGGTTTACGTAAGCGTTATTCAGCAACTAAACCACTTGCTGGCGCAAAAATTTTGGGTTGTATTCATATGACAATCCAAACTGCAGTTTTAATCGAAACACTCGTAGAACTTGGTGCTGAAGTTCGTTGGACATCATGCAACATCTTCTCTACTCAAGATCACGCTGCTGCTGCTATCGCTGCTGCGGGTATTCCTGTGTTTGCTTGGAAAGGCGAAACTGAAGAAGAATACATGTGGTGTCTTGAACAACAAATCAATGTAAATGGCACACCTTGGGATGCCAACATGATTCTTGATGATGGTGGTGATTTAACCCTACTTGTTCACGAAAAATACCCTGAAGTGATTGCAAAAATCCACGGTGTAACAGAAGAAACAACAACAGGTGTTCAACGTCTGTATGAAATGTTACGTGATGGTACGTTAAAAGTTCCTGCAATCAACGTAAATGATTCCGTAACGAAATCTAAAAACGACAACAAATATGGTTGCCGCCATTCTCTAAATGATGCGATCAAACGTGGTACAGATATGTTGTTATCTGGTCGTCGTGCACTTGTAATCGGTTACGGTGACGTAGGTAAAGGTTCTGCACAATCACTTCGTCAAGAAGGTATGATTGTACGTGTCACTGAAATTGACCCAATCTGTGCAATGCAAGCATGTATGGACGGTTACGAAGTTGTATCTCCATACAAAAATGGTGTTCAAACAGGCAAGAAAGAAGACATCAACCTTGATCTTCTTCAAAATACTGACCTTATCGTAACGACAACAGGTAACTACCACGTTTGTGATTCTGCAATGTTAGATAGCTTAAAAGCAGGTGCTGTAGTGTGTAACATCGGTCACTTTGATACAGAGATCGACACTGCATACTTACGTGGTTACAAGTGGGTTGAAGTTAAGCCTCAAGTTCACCAAGTGTATCGTTCAGAAAATGAAAATGATTACTTAATCCTTCTTTCTGAAGGGCGTTTAGTGAATCTTGGTAATGCAACAGGTCACCCATCACGTATTATGGATGGTTCTTTTGCTAACCAAGTGTTAGGTCAAATGCACTTGTTCGCTGAGAAATTTGCCGATCTTCCTGAAGATCAAAAAGCTGCGAAAATCCGTGTAGAACTGATTCCTAAGAAATTAGATGAAGAAGTTGCTGCTGCAATGGTGCTTGGCTTTGGTGGTGTATTAACCCAGTTAACGCAAGTACAAGCAGATTACCTCGGCGTTGCTGTGGAAGGTCCATTCAAATCTGACGCTTATAAATACTAAGAAAATTAGGGCAGACGTTTACGGACTGCCCTTTTTTTCTAAAATAATGTCTAAGCGATTAAAAAAGGATTTGAAATGACGAAACGTGTTCCTATTTCTTTTGAATTTTTCCCGCCAAAAACTGATGCTGGCGCTGAAAAGTTACGTATCGTTCACCAAGAACTACAGCGATTAAACCCAGAGTTTTTCTCCATTACTTATGGTGCTGGTGGTTCTACTCGTGAACGCACTTTAGCAGCCATTAATGATTTTAATGGCAAAGGTACGCCCGTCGCCCCTCACCTTTCTTGTATTGGCGATGATAAAGCTCGTATTGCTGAGCTCTTAGATTTATATAAATCACAAGGGATTGACCGCATCGTAGCATTGCGTGGTGACTTACCTTCAGGTCAAGTTGGTCTTGGCGAATTACCTTATGCTCAAGATCTCGTTCGCTTTATCCGTGAACATTCAGGTGATCATTTCCATATTGAAGTTGCTGCGTACCCTGAAATGCATCCGCAAGCTGATAGCTTTGATGGTGACATTCAACGTTTTGTTGAAAAAGTGAATGCAGGCGCGAATGCAGGTATTACCCAATTTTTCTTCAATCCAGATGCTTATTTCTATTTCATCGAACGTATTGCTAAAGCTGGTGTGGATATTCCCATTGCACCAGGCATCATGCCAATTACCAATGCAAGTAATTTAATTCGCTTTGCGGATGGAACTGGTGCAGAAATTCCACGTTGGATTCGCAAACAACTTGCTGCTTATGGTGATGATAGCGAAAGTATTAAAGCCTTTGGCCATGAAGTGATTGTTAAACTTTGCGAACGTTTGATCGCTGGTGGTGCGCCAACACTCCATTTTTATTCAATGAACCAAACAGAGCCAACTCGACAACTCGTTGTTGATCTTGGTTTAAACTAATTTGTACGAGCCTTACCCAGCATGAATCGTTTTTATATCGAAACAGAATTAAATACCGGCAATTCGATTGAATTAACAGAATCGGTATTTCATCACTGGGTACGGGTGCTTCGTGCAAAAGAGCTAGATCAAGCCATCTTTTTCAATGGAAAAGGTGGTGAATATATCGTAACACTTACTGAAATTAATAAGAAAAATGCTTTTGTTTCTATTGATCAATTCAACCCTATAGATCGAACAGCGCCTGCTAAAGTAATTTTAGGCCAAGTCATGAGCAAAGGCGATCGTATGGATTATGCGATTCAAAAAGCCACTGAACTTGGTGTCACAACTATTCAATTATTGACTAGTGAACGTTGCGAAATGCGGTTAAGATATGAACGTGATCAAAAGAAATTAGATCATTGGCAGTCAATTGCGATTGCTGCGTGTGAACAATGTGGAATGAACAAAGTTCCAAATGTTCTAGCACCAATTAGTTTAACCGATTGGGTAAAATCGGCACAGCTACCACAATCACGTTTTGTGTTAGCGCCAAACAAAGACCAAGAAAATGTAGTACTAAATAGCCAGCCTGATTTAGCCCTATTGATTGGTCCAGAAGGTGGTTTAAGTGAAGCAGAAATTGATGCTGCTAACCAAAATCATTTTCAAAGCTGGTGTATTGGAGATCGTGTTTTAAGGACTGAAACCGCTCCAGTTGTAGCTTTATCAATTTTAAATTATCACTTTTCAACCAAATAAAGTGTTTGCATTGCTTTCCATCTGGTTTAACGGTAATTTAAAATAAAATAAAATTATATCGTGCTTACAAAAAACAATGATTGTATGCATAGATAAATAATGAAAAGGACTATTCTTTGTATGCTCGGGGTTCATGAAAAAAATTTGCCACCATTTGTTGATACGGATCAAATTAACTATACGAATCATGTACGTCTATTTATATTGAGTGTGTTTTTCATTTCTCTCTTAGATTATGTTTTATTTGGATTTTTTTATTCTTTTAGTACAAATATTTTTACGACTTGGATGAGTATTTGCCTGAGCATTTTATTTTGCTTTTATTGTATTTGTCATTTTTCGATAAAACATTATTCATCTGTTAGGTTTGCACATAAGACACGTATCGCTTTTCAAATTATTTGCTTTTTCACAGGATTATTACTGGGTATCAGTACGATTATCATCAATTATTTTTTGATCAAAGATGTACCAAATTTATCTGTTTCCCATATTTTAACTTTAACAGCACTACTACTCACTTCCTCACATATTATTGCCCTAACCTTTCTTACCCAACACGTTAAATATTTCTTTTTATTTTTTATTCCAAGTATTACCCCATTAGTTTTTTCTCAAATTTTACATCGCGACCAAGAACATACACTTTTTTATCTTGCTTATTATTCATCTTTCTTTGCGACACTTTTATGTGCACAAGCAACGTTTAAAATTCACCAACGCTTATACCAAGTTTTAGAAAAAAATAAACAATTGGTCGATGTAGCTGAACAACACAATCAATGGACCGAAGAACTTTGCCAACAATTACAACGTGAAGTGAATAAATCGAAAGATATTGAAGCTCAATTACAATTTAACAATCATTTATTAGAACAAAAAGTTCGCGAGCGTACTTTTGATTTAACAGAAATAAATAATAGTTTACAGGAACATCGTCAAAATTTGGCTTTTGCACATGAAACTGCGGGTATTCGACCTTGGGAATGGAATTTAGAAAATAATACTGTTGGGATTACCAATTCTCATCGTAAAGAAGTTACGCGTGATTCTGAGAATCACTATTCGTTGCTGCATAAAATTGTACATCCTGATGATCTTGAACGTGTTAAAAATACACTTTATAAACATATATGTGGCCAAACTAAACGTTACGAAGAAACTTTCCGCATTAAACGACCGAGTGGTGAATGGGTTTGGATTCATGATGTTGGCCAAGTCATTTTAAGAAATCCTAAAGATGATACCCCTCTACGCATGGTCGGTATTCATCGTGATATTAACCAAGAAAAGAAAGATCAAGAACGGCTAAAATTAGCAGCGAGTGTATTCGAACAGGCTTCAGAAGGTATCTTTATTCTGGATGATAGCTTCCACTATCTTGAAGTTAATCCTAAATATGAACAATTAACGGGTTTAGACAAACAGTTCATATTGGGAAAACAACTTTTTGAGATTACTAAACAAAATAAACAGCATCATCATAATTTTCATCTTTCTATCCTTGCTACTTTGCACGAAGAACATGAGTACGAAGGTGAGTTTCAGGAAACTTATCTTTCTGAAAAATCATGTTTCCTTTGGATCCATATGAACGCTGTAAAAGATGAATCAGATCGTGTGATTAATTATATCGGGATTGTCTCTGACCAAACTGAGCGTAAACATCAAGAGCAACGTTTATCATATTTAACCAATTATGATACCCTGACCGATCTACCTAATCGCTTCTATTATCACCAGCAACTGCATCAATATTTGGTTAATGAGGCTTCGATACAGAATTTAGCAGTTATCCGAATCAATATTGACCGTTTTCGTGCCTTGAATGAATTACTCAGCAATCAAGCGGGTAATGAGCTTTTGAAGCAAGTTGCACAACGTTTGCGTATCAGTAATATTGATGCACTTTTAGTCTCACATTTAAGTGCAGACGATTTTGTAATCATTTATGAAATTTCACCGTTACATCCGCCAATTCATCAGTTATGCAGTAATATTGTTGAAGCCTTTAGCAAACCCTTTTATATCGCTAATCAAGAGTATGTGGTCAGTATTTCGATTGGAGTTGCGATTTACCCTGAACACGGTCGTCAAGTTGACAATTTAAATACCCATGCAGAGCAAGCCTTAACAGAAGCCAAACGCTTAGGTGGAAATACAATCCGCTATTATTCTAGTGAGCGAACTAACTTCGTCGTTAAACATACTGATTTAGAGCTTGACTTGAGAAAGGCGATTCAGAACAATGAACTCGTTGTATATTATCAACCAAAGCTCACTGCTCAGAATTGTCAAATTAATGGATTTGAAGCACTCATTCGTTGGAAACATCCAACGAAAGGACTAATCATGCCCGATATTTTCATTCCTTTAGCAGAAAGTACCAGTCTAATTTCTGATATTGGACGATTTGTGTTGTATGAGGCAGCGAAACAGTTACAAGAATGGCAAAAACTAGGTTTTACGAACATCCACATTGCTGTAAACATTGTTGCTCAACAAATTTTGCGTGGTCAGTTATTGCATGATATTGATGCTGTACTCGATCAATACTCTATTACAGGTGAAAATTTAGAGTTAGAAATTACCGAGTCAGCATTTTTAGAAAATACTGAGAGTGTTAAAACAATTTTGTGTACATTGAAAGAACGTAATATTTCAATTGCACTGGATGACTTTGGCACAGGCTATTCTTCTTTGGCTTATTTAACTGAATATCCAATTGATATTTTAAAGATTGATCGTGCATTTATTTCGAAAATTGGTAATGCAAAACAAGATGCGATTGTTAATGCTATGATTGCCATGGGTAAAACAATTGGCTTAAAAGTTGTCGCTGAAGGCGTTGAAACAGAACAGCAATGTGAATATTTGAAACGACAAAACTGTGACATATTACAGGGTTACTTATTTGCCAAACCCTTAACTGCCGTACATGCAACTGAATACTTACAGCAACATATGCGCCTAGCAATTGCAAGATATTCCAGTTAAAACCATATTTTGAGCTTTTGGCAGTTTAATTTACACCCAATATGAATTGTCAATAAGCCTATACGTTCAGTGAAAATAAGCTTTTTTGACTGGGCGAAAACATGAACTAGTGCTATATTCTTGTGCACTTATATTAATATAATCATCAGTCATGTATATGCCTGATGATTATCGGAACAATCGAGACTCAGATGGACGATCAATCTTTAAAAGAAGCCGCTTTGTATTACCATGAATTTCCTACACCTGGAAAAATCAGCGTGACACCGAGTAAGCAACTCGTAAACCAACGAGACTTAGCGCTTGCGTATTCTCCTGGTGTTGCTGCTCCATGTCTGGAAATTGAACGTGACCCTTCTGCTGCTGCAAAATATACAGCACGTGGAAATTTGGTTGCCGTCGTGAGTAATGGTACAGCCGTGCTTGGTTTAGGAAACATTGGTCCTCTTGCTTCTAAGCCTGTTATGGAAGGTAAAGGCGTTCTATTCAAGAAGTTTGCTGGTGTTGATGTATTTGATATTGAAATTGCGGAAAATGATCCAGACAAGATCGTGGATATCGTTGCCGCATTGGAACCAACGTTTGGCGGTATCAACCTGGAAGACATCAAGGCACCTGAATGTTTCTATATCGAGAAGAAACTTCGTGAACGCATGAAGATTCCTGTGTTCCATGATGATCAACATGGTACCAGTATTATTGTAGGCTCAGCATTGTTGAATGCCTTGCAGATTGTGAACAAGAAAATTGATGAAATTAAAATCGTTGCATCAGGTGCTGGTGCTGCTGCATTGTCATGTTTAGATTTACTTTGTGCATTAGGCGTAAATAAATCGAATATTATTGTAGCTGATTCTCGTGGGCTTTTAACAACTTCACGTGAAGGACTTGATGAATCGAAAAAACGGTACGTTCAAGATATTTCTGCGACTCAATTACATGAAGTAATGGCTGGCGCAGATATGTTCTTGGGTCTTTCTGCAGCGGGAATTTTAACCAAAGAAATGGTTAAAGAAATGGCTGAAAACCCAATTATTTTTGCACTTGCAAATCCAGATCCAGAAATCTTACCTGAACATGCGCACGAAGTTCGCCCAGATGTGATTATGGCAACTGGTCGTTCAGATTATCCAAACCAAGTAAACAATGCACTTTGTTTCCCATATATTTTCCGTGGTGCACTCGATGTCGGTGCTACAACGATCAACGAAGATATGAAAATTGCTTGTGTACATGCGATTGCACGTATGGCACATATTGAAGCAGATGCTGCGACTTACGGTGAAAAATCTGCATCATTCGGTCGTGATTACTTGATCCCTCGCCCTCTAGACCAACGCTTGATTTTAGAAATCGCGCCTGCGGTTGCTAAAGCTGCAATGGATTCTGGTGTTGCGACACGTCCAATTGAAGATTTCTCTGCATATCGTCAAAGACTTTCTGAGTTTGTATATAACTCAGCATTCTTAATGAAACCGATTTTCTCACAAGCGAAAACTGACCCTAAGCGTATTGCATATGCCGAGGGTGAAGATCAACGTGTATTACGTGCAGTTCAAATTGTTGTAGATGAAGGTCTGGCTAAACCAATTCTTGTTGGTCGTACAGCCGTTATTGAAGACAATATCAGAAAACTCGGTTTACGCTTACAGCACGGTGTCAATATTGAAATCGTCGATCAAGAAAACAATCCTTTATATGATGATTTCTGGAAAGACTACTACAATACAATGCAACGTAAAGGCGTAACTGTTGAATATGCGCAACGTGAAGCACGTCGTCGTTCAACCTTAATCGCCGCATTGCTAGTTAAGTTCGGTAAAGCTGATGGTATGCTATGTGGTACTTATGCGAGCTACGATATCCATTTAGATTTCGTTAAAAACGTGATCGGTTTAAAAGAAGGTCGTAGTACATTCTTTACACTCAATGCATTAATGCTTGAAGATCGTAACTTGTTTATTGCCGATACCTATGTAAATACCAATCCAACTGCTGAACAACTTGCAGAGATGACTATTTTAGCAGCCGAAGAAGTGCGTCGTTTTGGTATGACCCCTCGTGTCGCTTTACTTTCTCACTCAAGTTTTGGAAGCGATCAAGTTGATCCAAGTGCTCAGAAAATGCGTGAAGTTTATCGTTTACTTTCTGAGCAAGCGCCTGAACTTGAAGTTGAAGGTGAAATGCATGGTGATGCTGCATTAGATGATAATATTCGTCATTTTGCATTTCCAAATTCACGCTTTAAAGGTTCAGCAAACTTGTTGATTATGCCGAATTTAGATTCTGCAAATATTTCATTCAACTTGTTAAAAGCAACATCTGGTAATAATGTAACGATTGGCCCAATCTTGTTAGGCGCAGCAAAGCCAGTTCATATTTTAACAC harbors:
- the metF gene encoding methylenetetrahydrofolate reductase [NAD(P)H], with amino-acid sequence MTKRVPISFEFFPPKTDAGAEKLRIVHQELQRLNPEFFSITYGAGGSTRERTLAAINDFNGKGTPVAPHLSCIGDDKARIAELLDLYKSQGIDRIVALRGDLPSGQVGLGELPYAQDLVRFIREHSGDHFHIEVAAYPEMHPQADSFDGDIQRFVEKVNAGANAGITQFFFNPDAYFYFIERIAKAGVDIPIAPGIMPITNASNLIRFADGTGAEIPRWIRKQLAAYGDDSESIKAFGHEVIVKLCERLIAGGAPTLHFYSMNQTEPTRQLVVDLGLN
- a CDS encoding histone deacetylase is translated as MLKACYSPRYFARTHTNSMEKLTAVADVLRTHQMVDLIDPGLIDTEILKKLHNPEYVEAFLSGESAFATIQGFKPWNEQLRDAILSVQAGQLLGADIAFKEGIAANIAQGFHHASYESGAAYCTFNGLALVAKQNSEKRIFVMDCDQHGGDGTAIFTNRLTNLVNFGIFGIRFGCKAGERSLTRYIHPKQGNFDLYREAIFEAFQYASHWEAELIIYQAGMDCHQLDKYGSKWFTTELLYERDRLVFEMAKKMKIPLLFVLAGGYQELDNLVPLHVNTFKAANEIYFP
- the gloB gene encoding hydroxyacylglutathione hydrolase, with translation MHYKIHAIDVKNALKNYIWLLEDTRTQEVVAVDPTEAALVTDFCEQHQLELKQIWLTHWHRDHTDGVQGLLAEQNSPVFGPRDELSKISFISNPLQHNDHFHFNDLKVEIIATPGHTLGHIVYFIEEIDTLFSGDTLFAMGCGRLFEGSAEQMYHSLNRLAALPIQTKVYCTHEYTLANAEFALTIEPQNVALQERIKEVKALRDAEQITLPSTIELELETNPFLRTESVEDFARIRALKDQF
- the ahcY gene encoding adenosylhomocysteinase gives rise to the protein MNAVTASFTDYKVADISLADYGRKEIKLAEAEMPALIGLRKRYSATKPLAGAKILGCIHMTIQTAVLIETLVELGAEVRWTSCNIFSTQDHAAAAIAAAGIPVFAWKGETEEEYMWCLEQQINVNGTPWDANMILDDGGDLTLLVHEKYPEVIAKIHGVTEETTTGVQRLYEMLRDGTLKVPAINVNDSVTKSKNDNKYGCRHSLNDAIKRGTDMLLSGRRALVIGYGDVGKGSAQSLRQEGMIVRVTEIDPICAMQACMDGYEVVSPYKNGVQTGKKEDINLDLLQNTDLIVTTTGNYHVCDSAMLDSLKAGAVVCNIGHFDTEIDTAYLRGYKWVEVKPQVHQVYRSENENDYLILLSEGRLVNLGNATGHPSRIMDGSFANQVLGQMHLFAEKFADLPEDQKAAKIRVELIPKKLDEEVAAAMVLGFGGVLTQLTQVQADYLGVAVEGPFKSDAYKY
- a CDS encoding methionine ABC transporter permease codes for the protein MRDLIVQWLTEASAPFWHSSLSIDQFVTALQETFQMVFFSLLFGCIWGLIQGVTLVVTRTGGILQNRAIYYFLNPIVNALRSLPFIILLIAVIPLTKLLVGTSIGTWAAIVPLTIYVGPYLGRLIETSLLEVNEGIIESAQAMGASPWQIIFKFIIPEARSSLILNLTTGTISLIGATAMAGAVGAGGIGDLAISYGYQRFDTSVVILTVIVLLILVQLVQSFGDWLAKLR
- a CDS encoding EAL domain-containing protein gives rise to the protein MLGVHEKNLPPFVDTDQINYTNHVRLFILSVFFISLLDYVLFGFFYSFSTNIFTTWMSICLSILFCFYCICHFSIKHYSSVRFAHKTRIAFQIICFFTGLLLGISTIIINYFLIKDVPNLSVSHILTLTALLLTSSHIIALTFLTQHVKYFFLFFIPSITPLVFSQILHRDQEHTLFYLAYYSSFFATLLCAQATFKIHQRLYQVLEKNKQLVDVAEQHNQWTEELCQQLQREVNKSKDIEAQLQFNNHLLEQKVRERTFDLTEINNSLQEHRQNLAFAHETAGIRPWEWNLENNTVGITNSHRKEVTRDSENHYSLLHKIVHPDDLERVKNTLYKHICGQTKRYEETFRIKRPSGEWVWIHDVGQVILRNPKDDTPLRMVGIHRDINQEKKDQERLKLAASVFEQASEGIFILDDSFHYLEVNPKYEQLTGLDKQFILGKQLFEITKQNKQHHHNFHLSILATLHEEHEYEGEFQETYLSEKSCFLWIHMNAVKDESDRVINYIGIVSDQTERKHQEQRLSYLTNYDTLTDLPNRFYYHQQLHQYLVNEASIQNLAVIRINIDRFRALNELLSNQAGNELLKQVAQRLRISNIDALLVSHLSADDFVIIYEISPLHPPIHQLCSNIVEAFSKPFYIANQEYVVSISIGVAIYPEHGRQVDNLNTHAEQALTEAKRLGGNTIRYYSSERTNFVVKHTDLELDLRKAIQNNELVVYYQPKLTAQNCQINGFEALIRWKHPTKGLIMPDIFIPLAESTSLISDIGRFVLYEAAKQLQEWQKLGFTNIHIAVNIVAQQILRGQLLHDIDAVLDQYSITGENLELEITESAFLENTESVKTILCTLKERNISIALDDFGTGYSSLAYLTEYPIDILKIDRAFISKIGNAKQDAIVNAMIAMGKTIGLKVVAEGVETEQQCEYLKRQNCDILQGYLFAKPLTAVHATEYLQQHMRLAIARYSS
- a CDS encoding 16S rRNA (uracil(1498)-N(3))-methyltransferase: MNRFYIETELNTGNSIELTESVFHHWVRVLRAKELDQAIFFNGKGGEYIVTLTEINKKNAFVSIDQFNPIDRTAPAKVILGQVMSKGDRMDYAIQKATELGVTTIQLLTSERCEMRLRYERDQKKLDHWQSIAIAACEQCGMNKVPNVLAPISLTDWVKSAQLPQSRFVLAPNKDQENVVLNSQPDLALLIGPEGGLSEAEIDAANQNHFQSWCIGDRVLRTETAPVVALSILNYHFSTK